The following coding sequences lie in one Aureimonas sp. AU20 genomic window:
- a CDS encoding ATP-binding protein, with protein MSPDDRLAAEVARMLLPQRFPHRRDLELSGLAGTSAEACSFYDVFWPPGGLLALCAASVPRAGASGALRAAALQKLVRAGLGLSLSADETLALVGRAYAAEFEEEPFDLALLTLDPASGRFAGAGQGRHIAAIGARVSPGDGVLPIGSVLWLAAGAQALGEPAGEGPDLGLDDLAARLLDTMAPGVALVGVTLRATGRKASYDFSMANELAAIAGLVSGVEATLAREGVPEPVAAGLGLALDELLTNTVSYGYLDGGWHEILVELDVAPGCVDVSVRDDGRAFDPLLAPEPDLAVELEERQVGGLGIHFVRTLADEISYERERGWNVLRLRKRFDPEAGLESSGG; from the coding sequence ATGTCGCCTGATGACCGGCTCGCGGCCGAGGTCGCGCGCATGTTGCTGCCGCAGCGGTTTCCCCACCGGCGCGACCTCGAGCTTTCGGGTCTCGCCGGGACTTCGGCGGAGGCCTGTTCCTTTTATGATGTCTTCTGGCCGCCGGGCGGTCTTCTGGCTCTGTGCGCTGCTTCCGTCCCGCGCGCCGGGGCATCGGGCGCCTTGCGGGCTGCCGCCTTGCAAAAGCTCGTGAGGGCCGGGCTCGGCTTGTCTCTTTCCGCTGACGAGACGCTCGCGCTGGTCGGGCGGGCCTACGCGGCCGAGTTCGAGGAGGAGCCCTTCGATCTCGCGCTCCTGACGCTGGACCCGGCGAGTGGCCGGTTCGCCGGCGCCGGACAGGGGCGTCATATCGCGGCAATCGGCGCGCGGGTCTCGCCCGGCGACGGCGTGCTACCGATCGGCTCGGTTCTCTGGCTCGCCGCCGGCGCGCAGGCGCTGGGCGAACCGGCGGGAGAGGGGCCGGACCTTGGGCTTGACGATCTCGCCGCGCGTCTTCTCGATACGATGGCGCCGGGCGTCGCCCTGGTCGGAGTGACGTTGCGGGCGACGGGCCGGAAAGCCTCGTACGATTTCTCGATGGCGAACGAACTGGCCGCGATCGCGGGCCTCGTCTCCGGCGTGGAGGCGACCCTGGCGCGCGAGGGCGTACCCGAGCCGGTCGCCGCAGGGCTGGGCCTCGCGCTCGACGAGTTGCTGACCAACACCGTGAGTTATGGTTATCTCGACGGCGGTTGGCACGAGATTCTTGTGGAACTGGACGTTGCCCCCGGCTGCGTCGACGTGTCCGTGCGCGACGACGGCCGTGCCTTCGATCCGCTCCTCGCGCCCGAACCCGATCTCGCCGTCGAGCTGGAGGAGCGTCAGGTCGGCGGGCTGGGCATTCACTTCGTTCGCACGCTCGCGGACGAGATCAGCTACGAGCGTGAGAGAGGATGGAATGTTTTGAGACTGAGGAAACGATTCGACCCCGAAGCCGGTCTTGAATCGTCTGGCGGTTGA
- a CDS encoding STAS domain-containing protein, whose amino-acid sequence MNITEARRGDRLVVAPVGRLDSNTAPLLDRHLSAVIQRGDARLVLDLSGIDYVSSTGLSVFLSAAKKIKAIPGGSLALSGLNSRIRLVFEMSGFLRLFPIFAHVDEAVAQP is encoded by the coding sequence ATGAATATCACTGAAGCTCGGCGCGGCGATCGGCTTGTCGTGGCGCCCGTCGGTCGCCTCGACAGCAACACCGCCCCCCTTTTGGACCGGCATCTGTCGGCGGTGATCCAGCGGGGCGACGCGCGGCTGGTGCTCGACCTCTCCGGCATAGACTATGTCAGCAGCACGGGCCTATCGGTGTTTTTGTCCGCCGCCAAGAAGATCAAGGCTATCCCCGGCGGCTCGCTTGCCCTCTCGGGGCTCAACAGCCGCATCCGCCTCGTGTTCGAGATGAGCGGATTTCTGCGTCTGTTTCCGATTTTCGCCCATGTCGACGAGGCGGTGGCGCAGCCCTGA
- a CDS encoding PAAR domain-containing protein → MPPAARMTDMVLQDAPHCHAPIHPAAPVPTAVPHPAMPLPIVKGQPNVMIGNLPAARLTDMTQPCLLAGCVPGGPGMLAKGSATVMIGGMPAARVGDLTMHPACVAPIPSPTGKVLPPGCATVMIGG, encoded by the coding sequence ATGCCGCCAGCCGCCCGAATGACCGATATGGTGCTGCAGGATGCACCGCATTGTCATGCGCCCATTCATCCGGCGGCGCCTGTGCCCACCGCCGTTCCCCACCCCGCCATGCCCCTGCCCATCGTGAAGGGCCAGCCCAACGTCATGATCGGAAACCTGCCGGCGGCGCGGCTGACCGACATGACGCAGCCGTGTCTTCTGGCCGGCTGCGTGCCGGGCGGGCCGGGGATGCTGGCCAAAGGGTCGGCGACGGTGATGATCGGCGGTATGCCGGCGGCCCGCGTCGGCGATCTGACCATGCATCCGGCCTGTGTCGCTCCGATTCCTAGCCCCACGGGAAAGGTGCTTCCGCCCGGCTGCGCGACCGTCATGATCGGTGGCTGA
- a CDS encoding FHA domain-containing protein: MTTGSLLIGRSPVCDWVLPDPDRVVSGRHCRIDSETNRFVLTDLSTNGTFVDEASEPLGPGAHVTLRDGQALRLGDARVLVQLTGAASSVSSAPETEAQSALIADDWFASPGTSSAASPVGPDFGELLTLELAEPALQGVAVPAFAGEPPPSLASLCEGLSGRDVLAALEEVAARWEPELAARLKRDLAFRLDLAQRQDPAFRDREAGGA; encoded by the coding sequence TTGACCACGGGGAGCCTTCTGATCGGCCGGTCGCCGGTCTGCGACTGGGTCCTGCCCGATCCCGACCGGGTCGTGTCCGGTCGCCATTGCCGGATCGATAGCGAGACGAACCGCTTCGTCCTGACGGATCTGTCCACCAACGGGACGTTCGTGGACGAGGCGAGCGAGCCGCTCGGCCCCGGCGCTCATGTCACGCTGCGCGACGGTCAGGCGCTCCGCCTGGGAGACGCGCGCGTTCTCGTCCAGCTCACGGGCGCGGCGTCCTCCGTTTCGTCCGCCCCGGAGACGGAAGCACAGAGCGCTCTGATCGCCGATGATTGGTTCGCGTCGCCCGGCACCTCGAGTGCGGCTTCGCCCGTCGGCCCGGACTTCGGCGAGCTTCTGACGTTGGAACTGGCCGAGCCCGCCCTTCAGGGCGTAGCGGTTCCAGCCTTCGCGGGCGAGCCGCCGCCAAGCCTCGCCTCGCTCTGCGAGGGGCTGTCGGGTCGTGACGTGCTGGCGGCGTTGGAGGAGGTGGCGGCGCGCTGGGAGCCGGAGCTGGCCGCCCGGCTGAAGCGCGATCTGGCGTTTCGCCTCGACCTCGCGCAGCGGCAGGACCCCGCATTCCGTGACCGCGAGGCCGGCGGTGCGTGA
- the tssH gene encoding type VI secretion system ATPase TssH, translated as MAVDLQVLVGRLNAPTRASLEAAVGLTLSRTHYNVEIEHWLTKLVEPADTDAAAILRHFGVDLARLQADLTRVLDRFKTGNSRAPSLAPNVVRLMREAWLLASLESGEASVRGGHLLAALMDDDTLSAVARDASRELAKIKGEDLKATLATITASSSEAPQGSVATGETPRPRAPTGAASAALDQYTVNLTARARDGQIDPVLGRDAETRQIIDILTRRRQNNPILTGEAGVGKTAVVEGFALKIAAGDVPDSLKDVELLSLDLGLLQAGAGMKGEFENRLKNVIEGVKASPKPIIMFIDEAHTLIGAGGAAGQNDAANLLKPALARGEMRTIAATTWAEYKKYFERDPALTRRFQVVKVEEPGDEAAIAMMRGLVPTLERHHGVRILSEAVEDAVRLSRRYIPSRQLPDKAVSLLDTAAGRVAVASNSTPAAIEDARRQIQMLDTDLAVLGRETRIGADHAARMAELEERRATTQERLGELEGQFEREKAIVDQMRALHETLGGAADGEAGTSDPDALRAELRQLGDELTALQGEHPLMRVTVDSQAIAEVIANWTGIPVGRMISNEIKTVLNLKPKLEERVIGQPQALEAIAETIRTSRAKLSDPRKPIGVFLMVGTSGVGKTETALAVAELLYGGEQNLTVINMSEFKEEHKVSMLVGSPPGYVGYGEGGVLTEAVRRRPYSVILLDEVEKAHPGVQDVFYQVFDKGMLRDGEGRDIDFKNTVIILTSNAGTDLIHRLCANPATRPSPEELADALRPELLKSFKPAFLGRCSVIPYFPLADDVIRQIVELQLKRIAKRFAETYKARLVWDDGLVAAIAARCTEVESGARNIEYILSRSLLPQLSAQVLAWIADNREVPDVRIALDSDGSFTFTPADAAEGDSHPAQEPVAAE; from the coding sequence TTGGCCGTGGATCTGCAGGTTCTGGTTGGGCGCCTCAATGCGCCCACCCGCGCATCCCTTGAAGCTGCGGTGGGCCTGACCCTCTCGCGCACCCACTACAATGTCGAGATCGAACACTGGCTGACGAAGCTGGTGGAGCCCGCCGACACCGATGCGGCGGCGATCCTTCGTCATTTCGGGGTCGATCTCGCGCGATTGCAGGCGGATCTGACCCGCGTCCTCGATCGGTTCAAGACGGGCAATAGCCGCGCACCTTCGCTGGCGCCGAACGTCGTCCGGCTGATGCGCGAAGCCTGGCTCCTGGCCTCGTTGGAATCGGGAGAGGCGAGCGTACGCGGCGGACATCTCCTCGCCGCCCTGATGGATGACGACACGCTCTCGGCCGTCGCCAGGGACGCCTCCCGCGAACTCGCCAAGATCAAGGGCGAAGACCTGAAGGCCACGCTGGCGACGATCACGGCCTCCAGCTCCGAAGCGCCGCAGGGATCGGTTGCGACGGGCGAGACGCCCCGGCCGCGAGCGCCGACGGGGGCCGCTTCCGCGGCGCTCGACCAATACACCGTCAACCTCACGGCGCGGGCTCGCGACGGACAGATCGATCCCGTTCTCGGCCGCGACGCCGAAACGCGCCAGATCATCGACATCCTGACGCGCCGTCGCCAGAACAACCCGATCCTCACCGGCGAGGCGGGCGTCGGCAAGACGGCCGTGGTCGAGGGCTTCGCCCTGAAGATCGCCGCCGGCGACGTTCCCGACAGTCTCAAGGACGTGGAGCTGCTTTCGCTCGATCTCGGCCTGCTCCAGGCCGGCGCCGGGATGAAGGGCGAGTTCGAGAACCGCCTGAAGAACGTGATCGAGGGCGTGAAGGCCTCGCCCAAGCCGATCATCATGTTCATCGACGAAGCGCACACGCTGATCGGCGCCGGCGGCGCGGCCGGCCAAAACGACGCGGCCAACCTTCTGAAGCCGGCGCTGGCGCGCGGCGAGATGCGCACCATCGCCGCCACGACCTGGGCCGAGTACAAGAAATATTTCGAACGCGACCCCGCTCTCACCCGCCGCTTCCAGGTGGTGAAGGTCGAGGAGCCGGGCGACGAGGCGGCCATCGCCATGATGCGCGGCCTCGTGCCGACGCTGGAGCGGCACCACGGCGTGCGCATCCTGTCGGAAGCGGTCGAGGACGCGGTGCGCCTGTCGCGCCGCTACATTCCGAGCCGCCAGTTGCCCGACAAGGCGGTAAGCCTCCTCGACACGGCGGCGGGACGCGTCGCCGTCGCCAGCAATTCGACGCCCGCCGCGATCGAGGACGCGCGGCGCCAGATTCAGATGCTCGACACCGATCTGGCGGTTCTCGGCCGCGAGACCCGCATCGGTGCCGACCATGCCGCACGCATGGCCGAACTCGAGGAGCGGCGCGCGACGACGCAGGAGCGGCTTGGGGAGCTGGAGGGCCAGTTCGAGCGCGAGAAGGCGATCGTCGATCAGATGCGCGCCCTGCATGAAACCCTGGGCGGCGCGGCGGACGGCGAGGCCGGGACGAGCGACCCGGACGCGCTGCGCGCCGAACTGCGCCAGCTCGGCGACGAGCTGACCGCGCTGCAGGGCGAGCATCCCCTCATGCGGGTGACGGTCGACAGCCAGGCCATCGCCGAGGTGATCGCCAATTGGACGGGCATTCCGGTCGGCCGCATGATCTCCAACGAGATCAAGACCGTGCTCAACCTCAAGCCGAAGCTGGAAGAGCGCGTCATCGGTCAGCCGCAGGCGCTGGAGGCAATCGCCGAAACCATCCGCACCTCGCGCGCCAAGCTGTCCGATCCTCGCAAGCCGATCGGCGTCTTCCTGATGGTCGGCACGTCCGGCGTCGGCAAGACCGAGACCGCGCTCGCGGTGGCCGAGCTGCTCTATGGCGGGGAACAGAATCTCACCGTCATCAACATGTCGGAGTTCAAGGAGGAGCATAAGGTCTCGATGCTCGTCGGTTCGCCTCCCGGCTATGTCGGCTATGGCGAGGGCGGCGTGCTGACCGAGGCGGTGCGGCGGAGGCCCTATTCGGTGATCCTGCTGGACGAGGTCGAGAAGGCCCATCCCGGCGTCCAGGACGTGTTCTACCAGGTCTTCGACAAGGGCATGCTGCGCGACGGCGAAGGCCGCGACATCGACTTCAAGAACACCGTCATCATTCTCACGTCGAACGCTGGCACGGATCTGATTCATCGCCTCTGCGCCAATCCGGCGACGCGGCCGAGCCCGGAAGAGCTGGCCGATGCGCTGCGGCCCGAACTTCTGAAGAGCTTCAAGCCGGCCTTCCTCGGCCGCTGCTCGGTGATCCCCTACTTCCCGCTGGCGGACGACGTGATCCGGCAGATCGTGGAGCTTCAGCTCAAGCGCATCGCCAAGCGGTTCGCCGAAACCTACAAGGCGCGGCTCGTGTGGGACGACGGCCTCGTGGCCGCCATCGCGGCGCGCTGCACCGAGGTCGAGAGCGGCGCGCGCAACATCGAATACATTCTGTCGCGCAGCCTCCTGCCGCAACTCTCCGCCCAGGTTCTCGCCTGGATCGCGGACAATCGCGAGGTGCCCGACGTGCGGATCGCGCTCGATTCCGACGGCAGTTTCACCTTCACCCCCGCCGACGCGGCGGAGGGGGACTCGCACCCGGCCCAAGAACCGGTCGCGGCAGAATAA
- a CDS encoding methyltransferase domain-containing protein, whose translation MRLGHFHALKPVCVACRLKGVLAPLSLACVEEERHDDVRAGQLHCDACGLRYPILDGLPILVPELGRFLSDNLFYLTMRRDLSPGVADLLAEATGPGAGLDAIRQHVSSYGWDHWAGHDPAEAGGEQVEPGQAARLMARLLDALPAAPPSGPVLDLGCGAGRTVAELAERTGRLVLGLDLSVPLARIAQEAVIGGRVVYDRRRSGLHFERRAFAVPAHPQADIWIADAMALPFADEGFALLTALNLLDCVADPKGALAEFGRVLSPDGACALATPFDWSGAATPLTHWLGGRSAHAAHAGLPDRALDALLSDGPQAAGPLLRSRASEEADWEIRLHDRSAMRYRTHLFWSAKRRSELAA comes from the coding sequence ATGCGGCTCGGCCATTTTCATGCCCTGAAACCGGTCTGTGTGGCGTGCCGCCTGAAAGGGGTGCTGGCGCCGCTTTCGCTCGCCTGTGTGGAAGAAGAACGGCACGACGACGTTCGCGCCGGGCAGCTTCATTGCGACGCCTGCGGCCTGCGCTATCCCATTCTGGACGGCCTGCCCATCCTGGTGCCGGAGCTCGGCCGCTTCCTGTCCGACAATCTCTTCTACCTGACGATGCGCCGCGATCTTTCGCCTGGCGTCGCCGATCTCCTGGCCGAGGCGACGGGACCGGGCGCCGGGCTCGACGCGATCCGCCAGCACGTCTCCTCCTATGGCTGGGATCACTGGGCCGGCCATGATCCGGCCGAGGCAGGCGGCGAGCAGGTCGAACCGGGGCAGGCGGCGCGGCTCATGGCGCGGCTTCTGGACGCCCTGCCGGCGGCGCCTCCGAGCGGGCCGGTGCTCGATCTCGGCTGCGGAGCCGGACGCACCGTGGCGGAGCTCGCCGAGCGCACGGGACGGCTGGTGCTCGGCCTCGATCTTTCCGTACCCTTAGCGCGCATCGCCCAGGAGGCTGTGATCGGCGGGCGGGTGGTCTACGACCGGCGGCGCAGCGGGCTGCATTTCGAAAGACGGGCCTTCGCCGTGCCCGCCCATCCCCAGGCCGACATCTGGATCGCCGACGCGATGGCGCTGCCCTTCGCGGACGAAGGTTTCGCGCTTCTCACGGCTCTCAATCTTCTCGATTGCGTGGCCGATCCCAAAGGAGCGCTGGCCGAGTTCGGCCGCGTCCTGTCACCGGACGGCGCCTGTGCCCTGGCGACCCCGTTCGACTGGAGCGGCGCGGCCACGCCGCTGACGCATTGGCTCGGCGGACGCTCCGCCCATGCAGCCCATGCTGGCCTGCCGGACCGGGCGCTGGATGCGCTTTTGTCGGACGGACCGCAAGCCGCCGGCCCTTTGCTTCGCAGCCGCGCGAGCGAGGAGGCGGATTGGGAGATCCGCCTTCACGACCGCTCCGCCATGCGCTACCGCACGCATCTGTTCTGGTCCGCCAAGCGCCGCTCGGAGCTGGCGGCATGA
- the tssJ gene encoding type VI secretion system lipoprotein TssJ: protein MTLSRRSLLALGLLLPVAGCSLLKKDPPLAKEIEIKKPADGAKIDFLATASPLVNPGRDGVPSPISVRLYILSSPDLFTEANFFELWEKDEATLGATLLGKKELFMTPSDVQRISAPLAPDALAVGVTVGFEEFQKAKWRAIIPLQGEKTLKIRAKIDSESVTLGPQDD, encoded by the coding sequence GTGACTCTCAGCCGCCGTTCCCTTCTCGCGCTTGGGCTCCTCCTGCCGGTGGCGGGCTGCAGCCTTCTGAAGAAGGACCCGCCGCTCGCCAAGGAGATCGAGATCAAGAAGCCGGCCGACGGCGCCAAGATCGATTTTCTCGCCACCGCCTCGCCCCTGGTCAATCCAGGCCGGGACGGCGTGCCGTCGCCGATCTCGGTGCGGCTTTACATCCTGTCCTCGCCCGACCTCTTCACCGAGGCGAATTTCTTCGAATTATGGGAAAAGGACGAGGCGACACTGGGGGCGACGCTGCTCGGCAAGAAGGAGCTGTTCATGACCCCGAGCGACGTACAACGCATTTCCGCGCCCTTGGCGCCCGATGCGCTGGCCGTCGGGGTCACGGTCGGCTTCGAGGAATTCCAGAAGGCCAAATGGCGCGCGATCATTCCGCTGCAGGGCGAGAAGACTTTGAAAATCCGCGCGAAGATCGATAGCGAATCGGTCACGCTCGGACCGCAGGACGATTGA